The following nucleotide sequence is from Flavobacteriales bacterium.
TCCTTAATTTAATGTTTATTGTAAACGGAACTTATGGTTTGATGGGATTTGTGGCACTAACCTTTTTAGGTTTGGTTATTCTAATCTATTTAATCAGCCAACTAATTACCAATATAAACGACAATACACCACTTCGACCCAGTAGAAGAAAAATAATGGGTAAATCGCAAGAATCGGCTCTGCGATTTGTTCAGTTAAGCCTTATTCTGATGCTTTCTTGCTATACTTTGGCATTGGTTTTTTCTATTTTATGGATAGATGGTCTAGTGGCTTTGTTTGGTGTGCTTGGTTTTATTGCTATGATTTCTTTCCTCATTTCCGGATTGGTGTACCTTTTCTCCTATTAGCGAAATTTAAACCAATTGCAAGGCTTTTAATCCTTTGGCAGTAATTTGATATCTATAATCTCCCATAAAATCAGAATCATAGCCCAAACTTCGCACCCAATCTCCTTTTTCGTTTGGCAACATCGGCGAAACCATTTCGTCGTGCAACAAAGTTTTAAGCACATCGCCAATAATGTGTTTTCCGGCTTTTATTCGGCACTCCTCCACAATATTTTCAAAATTTTCGGGAAACAACAATTGTTCTAAAACCGCTTTTGCCAATTCATCCATTTTCTATTTTTTATAGATTCTTCCTTTCCATTGAATTGAGGTAAACTTGCTGCTCACACCAATCAAAACCACATAAATAGGGTGCAACACACTGGCTATCCAAACTTTTTTCAGCAGTATTCTTTCTTTAAAAAAAGGCAATATGTTTTTGAAGAATAAATAGTCGGCCACGAACTTTACAATAAAAGCCAAAATTGCGGCTTTCCAGCCTCCAAACAATGCACCAATTATAACCAAAAAGAAAAACATATAGCACACCATCAAGGCCAACAACCAATCGTGACGGGGGTTGTTTAGCTGCAACCTAGTTTTTCCTGCCCACCTCAATCGTTGCCTTATAAATTCTTCAAATGATTGTGGTTGGCCAGTTTGCACCAACGCTTCTTCCGATTTGCACACGCCTATAGGTTGTGCGGCAATGGCTAATTTTTCAAGCAAAAAAACATCGTCTCCCCCAACAATTTGTTCATTGCCTACATATCCATTAACCTGCAAAAATGCCGACTTTCGAAACATCATATTTGCCCCGTTGGCAAGTGTGGGTCGGGTTTTGTTAATGGAAGAAAAACCCAAAACAATCAAACTCAAAAAGTCCAGCTGAGAGAGTTTTTTCCACCATGAATTCGATTCAACAAATTTTACCGGCCCCGACACAAACGATTTTTCGATGGCATTTTTTCGCATCGTTTCTACCCAGGTTGGTGGCAAAATGCAATCGGCATCGGTCGAGAGTATTAAATCTGTGTTGGCCGCCGAAACTGCCGATGTCACGCCAGCCTTTTTTCCCTCAAGTCCCAAATTGGCAATCGAAATATGTTGTGATTGGATGTGTGTATTTCTCAAAAAATCATCCACAATTTGAGCAGATTTGTCGATTGAGTGATCATTAACAAAAATGATATTCAACTCAGACTGCGGAATCGATTGGGTTTTCAAACCATTAATTAAGATAGGCAGGTTTTGCTCCTCGTTTCTAAAGACCACCACTACTGTTACCGGTTCATTGTTTTCAACAGAAATAGTTTCAATCGAATTCCATGACCGAACTATTCTATTTAAAACAGCGGCGTACAAAACGGAAATAATTAGAACCAACCAACTCATGTCAACGATATTTTTGTTTTTATCAAAAGAATCATTCCAATGATGCCAGGTAAAACCAAATTTATAAACCAGATAATGAACGACACCAAAATGACATCGGATGAGGATAAACTCTGGCTGAACAGCGTGGTCAAAATATATCCACGAACTCCCACTTCGCCCAGGGCAACAGTCGGAATTAAGGTTTGTATGTAGTAATAAACCGGAATAAGCAGGACAAATTTAAAATCGGTAAAGCCTCCAAAATGATAGAGTAGAAAGCCTAATTGGAAGGAGAAAACCGAATATCGCAACAAAGAAAGCCCGTAAATGGTGGTCAATGTCTTGCGTTCAAATTGGTCGAATGAATCGATAAAGTGATTGTATCTGTTTAAAAATAAGGCTTTCGAAAGTCCTTTTTTAGCTAATTGCGGCATAAAGTAATACGCCACAATTCCAACCAAAACAGTTGAAAAGGCAGCAATTTTTGCCATTACCAAACGGCCATCATCTATAAACAACGAACCAAAATAAACCACAAATGCCCCACCAATAGTAATGGTGACCGCCAACTGAGCCATACTTGCCACCATACTGGACGAAACAGCTTCTTGTCTTTTTCTGATGGGTACTGCCGTCATTCTCCCCACAAACTCACCAACTCCATTAATGGTAAATAAACCAACCGCCACCCCCATCAATGTTCCTTTGAATGCTTTTGGCAAGCTCATTGAGCCAAATTTGGCAAAGAGTATTTTCCATTTTATCGACTCCAGTAGCCAATTGATTGGCATTAGCAAAAGCACAATTGCTACTACCCACCATTTTTGTGCAATCAATTCTTTATAATCTTCCACCATAGCCACGGCATCCCGTTTTACAAATATTTCGTTTATCAGAAAAATAAAAGCAAAAACCGTAACAAGCCATTTGGCATACCTTATCCACACAGTTTGCTTTGGCCGATTACCTTTTTCCGACAATTTGAAACTACCTTTGACCAATGGCAAATAAGCTGTTAGATACCGACTTCGATAAAATTATTCTTGGCATAGACCCGGGTACAAATATAATGGGCTATGGCATTTTAGGTTGTACAAAAAAGTCGTTTCAGCTTATAAGTATGGGCATTATATCTCTAAATAAGTACGACTCGCATGCTTTAAGGCTCAAAAAAATTTTTGAGCGAGTTTTGAGTTTGATAGACAGCTACCACCCAGATGAAATGGCTCTTGAAGCACCTTTTTATGGAAAAAATGTACAGAGCATGCTCAAACTTGGCAGGGCACAAGGTGTGGCTATGGCAGCCGGATTGCACCGCGAGTTACCCATATTTGAATATGCACCAAAACGCATAAAACAAAGCATAACGGGCAATGGCAATGCCAGTAAAGAGCAGGTGGCCTCGATGCTTCAAACCCTCCTTAAGTTTGAGAGCATACCCCAAAACCTCGATGCCACCGACGGAATGGCTGCGGCAGTCTGTCATTTTTTTCAAAATGGAAGCAACCAAGTTTCTGAAACGAAGAGCTATGGCAGTTGGTCATCGTTTGTGAGCGATAACCCGAAGAGGGTGAAATGAAGATTCCATTTTTGAATCTACGTTTTGTTCAATATTTTTTCTTCAAATGTTAATTTACTAAAAAGATTTTATATTTGTGACCAACAAGTGTACACTAATTAAACTAACTGGGTAAGCCGAAAACCAGTCCAAACTAATAGAGTAGGCCAAATTTTATTTATTTTTTTTTCATGATTAAGCACACTAAATACGTGGTGACATCATTGTTTTTGATGTTCACGTTTCTCGCATTCGGTCAATCACCGAACTATTCCAATGATTGGCAAAACAACACAGATTATTTTGGCGGGTATCAATTACTTGTTGATGACGAGCATCATTCGTATGCAATTGGAGTTAATGAAGTATCTAACAATGGATATCTGACGATTAAACATTATGATTCGAAAGGTACTTTAGTTAATACTTTAGAATCGCCCAATCATTTGGGTTCTTCTACAAATCCAATAATTGTCAATCATTATATTTATTTAATATCGCAGAAGGCAAAGGGTTTTGGATTTGATGTTCTTCGTTTTCATCGAAATAAAAAATTACCAGAAATAATTTTGAGCTTTGCAGACTTTTCTCAAGGCAGTTCTGCAGGACAATTATCAATAGAAAACAACAGACTATACTTTAATTTGAAGAAAAACAATCTTCCTGTATTAAAAAGTTGCAAATTGGATGGTTCAGACGTAAAAACATTTTCAGCTCTACACGCGTCCAACAAGGCATTTGAATCTAAATTCACATTTAAAGAAAATGGAGATGTCATTTTTGCATACGGAGCTGGTGATCAGTACGGAAACCCCCAACTTTTTGTCAAGCTATTAAATAGAAACACTTTATCGACAATAAGCAGTATTCAGCAGTCAATTTCTAGTACTGCTACTTTTCATCCAGGACACCTCATATACGACAACAATGAAGTCTTTATATCTGGGGATATAAATGACGGTTCACCTAAACTAAGAAAAATTCATATTTGGAAGTTTCATTTTAACGTAAGTGCAAATATAATCTTTGACCAAAATCAAGTTTACTTTAAGCAGCCTAGTTTTGGTGGCAAGGATTTCGAAACTCGGGAAATGGACATGGTTTTGGAGGGTTCGTATTTATATCTCTCCGCCTATTGCGACGCAGGACTTGGTGCATCGGGAGGAAGTTCTTCTCAATTCAAAGAAGTCATCGAAATTCTTCAAGTTAATAGGTCAACCCTTGCCACATCTGCCAATGAGATATACTCCATTATTGAAAATACTCAATGGAGTGGCTATGATTTCCGAAGACCCTTAGCCATTGGACAAAACTCATACATATTTCATTTTTACACTTACCATGGGGCTACTTCATATCAGGCAGAATATCAATCAGAACTAAATGGTTTTGATTTAAACATTACAAACAGTCAAAATTTAACAATCAACACTTCTAACGCCGTAAATGAAGACTACGTGTCGCAAGACTTAATAGCCAAAGACTGTTATGTTTACTCATTAACTAATATATCCCATGGCTATGGACACGAAGAATCCATAATTACCCGTCACGTAGATCAAACATGCCTCCCAAATCCATCGTGTTTCGTAGATGCAGAATTCGTGTTCGAGCAGGAAAAGCTGAATTTAACCATCACACCTGACGAGACGTTAAACGAATTTACAACGGTGCAATCCTATTCTCTTTCAATGGGAGATGGCACCACTTATAGCACTCAAGATTTTGCAGGAGATGCAATTACCCACGAATATGCAAATCCCGGAGTTTATGAAGTTTGTCTAACTGTCGTTGGCGTATTGGCTGACGGCACAACATGCACAGATGTGATATGCAAGACCATTGAAATAAAATGTTATGACCAAGGACCATGTCGAAATACATTTACCCGTCGTTTTGACCATAGAGTTAACAATCTGTCTGACCATTCTCAGTATTGTCTAACAGACGATGAAGAAATAATTGTTGCTCACGGAAGACAGCTAAATCCTTTTGAATATCAAATAATGGTCTCTAAGTTAGATAAAAGTGGAAATTTAATGTGGTCTTTTCTCTATAAAGACCCAAACACAATTGCCTCTTATAATTCCATAGGATATTATGAAGCCCAAGATGTTATAGAGCTTTCAAATTCCGAAATCGTAGTTACAGGAATAACGAAGGTCCAAAACGGCATTCATATAAACAATTACGTTCCCTTCTTTTTAAAACTTGATGCCCACGGAGGCTTTATAAGCTATAGGACATACGACAATGGAGCACAAACGAATAGTGCTATTATAAAAGAAATGAACATTTCTGTAGCTAACCAACTCTACTTAATGACATCAACAAGCAATGAAGTAATTTTTAGTGAAATAACTTACGATGGAGATGTCATTCAGCAAGAAAGTCATGAAATATTGGCCAATCAAGCAGGAATAAGCCTAATAGACAATATTGTTCAGAATAATGGAACAACCTCTGCAGAAATTACCCTCTTGGGAAATAAAAGAATGTTGGATAATTCATCCGTCCCGTTTTTAATGACATTTAATTCAGCATGTAATCTATTAAACTTCAAAGAATACACCTCTATCGAACCCCCTTCTACGAAAATCATCAATGGAATTACATATACCAAACAGCCAAGTTTATTAGCAAAACGAATCATTACACTTCCAAATAGCACTCATGCAATTATTGGTCAATCTGGCAGAATGATAAACCCCAATAGGTCTTCCGATGAATATATTGATGGGTTCCTTTATGTTGTAGATAATACTTTAGAATTGCTTCCGAACATATCGCACTCATATCAAATTCCTGTTGGAAGCAGTAGAAATCAGCTTGACTTTAATGCAGTTACCATAACACCCAACTCCATTTTGATTGGAGGGGCGTATGGAACTATAGGCCAATCCGTTGATCCCCCTCAAATGCCTCTTAATATCGAATTGGATCTAAACAATCCTCTTCAAATAATAAAATCTCTTGCTTTTCCAAAAGTAAAAACGGGACTATTCTTGAACACAAAAA
It contains:
- a CDS encoding glycosyltransferase; the protein is MSWLVLIISVLYAAVLNRIVRSWNSIETISVENNEPVTVVVVFRNEEQNLPILINGLKTQSIPQSELNIIFVNDHSIDKSAQIVDDFLRNTHIQSQHISIANLGLEGKKAGVTSAVSAANTDLILSTDADCILPPTWVETMRKNAIEKSFVSGPVKFVESNSWWKKLSQLDFLSLIVLGFSSINKTRPTLANGANMMFRKSAFLQVNGYVGNEQIVGGDDVFLLEKLAIAAQPIGVCKSEEALVQTGQPQSFEEFIRQRLRWAGKTRLQLNNPRHDWLLALMVCYMFFFLVIIGALFGGWKAAILAFIVKFVADYLFFKNILPFFKERILLKKVWIASVLHPIYVVLIGVSSKFTSIQWKGRIYKK
- a CDS encoding flippase-like domain-containing protein translates to MSEKGNRPKQTVWIRYAKWLVTVFAFIFLINEIFVKRDAVAMVEDYKELIAQKWWVVAIVLLLMPINWLLESIKWKILFAKFGSMSLPKAFKGTLMGVAVGLFTINGVGEFVGRMTAVPIRKRQEAVSSSMVASMAQLAVTITIGGAFVVYFGSLFIDDGRLVMAKIAAFSTVLVGIVAYYFMPQLAKKGLSKALFLNRYNHFIDSFDQFERKTLTTIYGLSLLRYSVFSFQLGFLLYHFGGFTDFKFVLLIPVYYYIQTLIPTVALGEVGVRGYILTTLFSQSLSSSDVILVSFIIWFINLVLPGIIGMILLIKTKISLT
- the ruvC gene encoding crossover junction endodeoxyribonuclease RuvC, with the protein product MANKLLDTDFDKIILGIDPGTNIMGYGILGCTKKSFQLISMGIISLNKYDSHALRLKKIFERVLSLIDSYHPDEMALEAPFYGKNVQSMLKLGRAQGVAMAAGLHRELPIFEYAPKRIKQSITGNGNASKEQVASMLQTLLKFESIPQNLDATDGMAAAVCHFFQNGSNQVSETKSYGSWSSFVSDNPKRVK
- a CDS encoding T9SS type A sorting domain-containing protein, with protein sequence MIKHTKYVVTSLFLMFTFLAFGQSPNYSNDWQNNTDYFGGYQLLVDDEHHSYAIGVNEVSNNGYLTIKHYDSKGTLVNTLESPNHLGSSTNPIIVNHYIYLISQKAKGFGFDVLRFHRNKKLPEIILSFADFSQGSSAGQLSIENNRLYFNLKKNNLPVLKSCKLDGSDVKTFSALHASNKAFESKFTFKENGDVIFAYGAGDQYGNPQLFVKLLNRNTLSTISSIQQSISSTATFHPGHLIYDNNEVFISGDINDGSPKLRKIHIWKFHFNVSANIIFDQNQVYFKQPSFGGKDFETREMDMVLEGSYLYLSAYCDAGLGASGGSSSQFKEVIEILQVNRSTLATSANEIYSIIENTQWSGYDFRRPLAIGQNSYIFHFYTYHGATSYQAEYQSELNGFDLNITNSQNLTINTSNAVNEDYVSQDLIAKDCYVYSLTNISHGYGHEESIITRHVDQTCLPNPSCFVDAEFVFEQEKLNLTITPDETLNEFTTVQSYSLSMGDGTTYSTQDFAGDAITHEYANPGVYEVCLTVVGVLADGTTCTDVICKTIEIKCYDQGPCRNTFTRRFDHRVNNLSDHSQYCLTDDEEIIVAHGRQLNPFEYQIMVSKLDKSGNLMWSFLYKDPNTIASYNSIGYYEAQDVIELSNSEIVVTGITKVQNGIHINNYVPFFLKLDAHGGFISYRTYDNGAQTNSAIIKEMNISVANQLYLMTSTSNEVIFSEITYDGDVIQQESHEILANQAGISLIDNIVQNNGTTSAEITLLGNKRMLDNSSVPFLMTFNSACNLLNFKEYTSIEPPSTKIINGITYTKQPSLLAKRIITLPNSTHAIIGQSGRMINPNRSSDEYIDGFLYVVDNTLELLPNISHSYQIPVGSSRNQLDFNAVTITPNSILIGGAYGTIGQSVDPPQMPLNIELDLNNPLQIIKSLAFPKVKTGLFLNTKTTSIAVLSDQSILNLGYEKVNTLGGKSVPFLFRTNEVGLSCSYDNTYQIIVHSDELLVSQMNSTSSIGQNVSSTQSSLVRTNMCNLELEDVSCDTKCNSSSCEWFNPVLDFNILKCLGSNANVDNIVTVSITQPSWNYLDEYHIQIDGNEFMEPVSGYFPDIPFQGISEGWHNACVTIVDPTSGCFKTICKDFYYEPYEVVNETHTIPCTFESSIPLFEFNPCEHYPFATDYAIKQSNTNEYFWDTRLVNQDCMTHPLFSGSYEIDLYDENGCNYKKVILTVESTPVSQLNSNDNLIVPCGSSIDLNSHFLNFFQNFPININLPEFFEWKRASNNEIVPNGTIDNIVSGGNFVLTIEDPNNCTRLVYTVTIEVQKTLHQLTKYMNCSENSSCATLTYAEMKNFFQTEYPGCYQYPATNVTETMRVENSTNPADWFVLPPGSNMWACDNDKFTFYDAHSCCIFEVTFRCFNGTEPLKKSNIEGEITMTSAPNPTNSSVEISINVNNWQGEENGSISVVNDKGQIIQQINNHSIYHPLLLNLGQYNSGLYFIIYKIGEVTLTSRIMVVSE